atataataaataatttatattgatataatttcatttaatagtaaatattctcgttttttatgtaaCCCGATGcataaattgtatatttcaCGATTTGTTTATGCTTTGGCAATAACATCtttaaaatgataataaaaaatagtatttgTATAGATTCCCCAGATATATGTactatgaaataaatatatttatcatgtGTTCTTTAAAAACTGTGATtaattgcatatttttcgtatattgatatatttaatgtatttacatataatatagaatTGTCATAAAAATTCGAACTTTGTttgcttttattatttttcttcatatttggcatttatttgtttcgtttgtttgataaatatatttattataaattaaaaactcCAACTAACATCCTAGACATGTTAAATAAGTTtgttatatacattttctATTAATTTAAGTAAAAAGGGAgagcataatatatataaaaaaaatataaaattaattaatgatttaaagtataatttggatttatattaaaagtttattaacaattttatattataatacatttataaaatgaaaaatccAATTACTAAACAATAAgcatatgtattttattataaaatctACGCAAAATCGTAGAatacaaaaacaaaaaaaatcaaaaaaataaattaataaatggaCGGGGTCGATTGAATAGCATTCtctatattaattaatttcattttcttatcaactaaatttacaaatgttttttgtttttttacttcCATTTTCCCCACAATTTctcataataaatattaaagtaTTTAAATCGAcgttatattataaaatcaaaTCGATACTttggatttatttttctgtATCGATTTCAATATTTGATCAATTGACCCATAACACAATTAACCccaaattaacaaaaaatacatagTTCAACACATTTACCATTAAGTTATATTAACACGAAATTCAATTGTTATAATTTGTCCTATACatgtttttaataaattgtttcatatatatatttaaaacaattcGTTAAACTAATAAAAGttatcaaattattaaaaattatacaaataaaatgtaatgTAGTACATAACCCTAACCCATATATGGGTTCCATATACATAACTTTAACCATGACCCACAACataaaaatcatataaaaattatacaaaaatatgcaaaaatgCAATAATTACACATAtagatttatattttatttattatattatttaattactCTTATCGAcacaaaaattatgatcCAAAATTATGGTCAAAAATGACTTATTTccaaataaacatattcttaacatatatcaataattattactattcCTGGAATAATCACTCTCGtcgaataatatataattatactctttcctctttattttttttcgtttttctcttaaatattgtttttgaGATCGTTTACCAAatccaaataatgaatactaatataaaaatgggaaaattattatatattttttgataaaccCATATAAGGGatcacaaaatataatttaaatattatagttTTTAATTACTTATTATTTACCTTATAAGCAACTCCCAAGAAAAGTGATATTACAGAAAATGTCGATAAAACTGGAATTACTGTGTTTAACATCGATGAACTTGATGATGCACCTTCAGAAGTTTGTAAAGAACTTTCTACAGGTTTATTTTTGGGGGTTAATTCTGGAAAAGATTGAAAAATGCTGCATTTATtaccatatttatttattaaattgttataatCATCTAATAATGTAGACAATATTTGAGTATGTAGACTCTTTCCTTTATTATTAGAATCTTCATTAAGTTCTTCAAGTATATCAGCAAAATTTTTAGCTAATTCCCAAATTTGTTGGCAATCCAAACGTTCAccatgaaataaataatacaaataaaataatatactaaATAGACCATTAAATTTAgatatttctttaatatCCATATTCATcaaatctttttttttatctataaTATCCTTATAAGTCGTAGTATCACcatcttttatattcttattataataattatttgtttctaTATAACTAGTATAAATTTCGTTTAAATTGGTTGCACATTTATCTTTCACTGTATTTAGTTTATAACTTAACCataaaataacatattCGGCAAGTTTATCATCTTCTAATTTATAGTTGTCCTTTAACGTTTTtagcaaataaataaaaccaCAACTAGtcaattgaaaataatcattACAATCATAAGTTACCGAGTTATTCTTGTAATTACAATATTGTAGGATTGATTCGTGTGCAATATCAACTCTAATTTCACCATCATCCAtcacataaaaatagtcCTCGATCGCATAAATGTCTCTATactacaaatatattttatgaattaaacaaaaaaacatattaatataaatgctaataaaatgaaaataaatataatttatgagaatacaacatataaaacacatgcgaatataatattttatttaaaaaattgtataccACATCCCCAATATCATAACTTGAATTTTCCATAATTTGGAGATTATGAgggataataatatttatatatattacgtAAATATTTGTTGTATCTATTTAAGCTCATTGCATACCAATTATATTTCGTTAAACATGgtatacttattttatgGCAATTATCTAAATTACCTTAAATGGAGAGTTGCTTAATATACTTTTgccatatgtatatatgatgtgtttatacaaaaaattctattattactatagtgcttaataatataaaaatagttatttAATACGATATATTACAGTTTTATATACTTGTTTCTaaaattattgtatttttaaattaagtTACATACTCAATTTTCTATTCAAATtagataaatttatattatttgtttaacatagataaattcataattcattttaataAGTGCGTCAActtgatttttatttctatatgCTTCAATTTAGAAATATACCTTATTGggttattttataatatattttgagcATCTTTCCTATGGTTTAAAATAACGATTAGCACTGAAACCGTATTATTGACCCATTTTAAGCTTAAATAAGTCTTTGAATCCAaaccatttttaaaataatacttagtaaatgttaaatatataacacatAAGTATTGATGCAATTTTTAaagcataataaaaaacaaagtaCAATTAGGTTGGCATTTTTCACTTTAAGAGAGAAAGATAAGATATATTTgctcttttaatatataaatattcgtTAAATTGTCTTCATCGTTCATTTTATCTTATATATTCTATTGTTATGGCTATCAATGTATATgtattcaaataatttattaataattttatatttattgattatatgataaaacaatgctatttcatataaaaaaaacgatgATTCACTAAAtactaataatttaatatgcgttaatatggaataataaaagacaTTTAACATGAATTGAATCTTTAACCCTTTCTCATCGATCCAGTTTTTTAGAATATAAAACCGTGTATCCCAAATGGTATCTTTGACAAAATATGTAACGTTGGTACCTTTATAATGCACTATTATATGTCATTGATTAATACTCATtcaataaaacaaatatttatatatctatgttagaaaatactaatatagttttataattttttattgaatatttatagaaaaCAATTGTATGCAACATATAACAGGGGTTTATAGggtcatttttttaaatattattattaactttttcaataataatatataattttttattataattatataaatatattttttaactatACTTGTGAGTTTATTTacctataataataaataaatttactcatttattatttttaatacttaTATAGAGTTTTAAAATCAGGTTCATAGAACCTGAACCTCAAAATGAAAgtcattaattaaatttatcatataaataattgttttcttttataaacaaaaaaatcaattaataaatggtaCAAGAATATCCTGCATGTgcttgtatatatttaataatccCATTTTCTCCTCAACCCAACAACTTTCTTATCTCCATTTATCATACGATTCAAGTGGCATTGGGGGAGGACATCGTTTTAAAAGTCCTTTCAGCTGAAATAatcataaattattttcttgcATGTTCCACTATTATCACCCATATTcctatattaaatattataattatttaaaacaacGTCTATTCTATAACAAATCGACATTTTGGGATCATCTGTCTATATCGATTCCAACATTTGATCGATTGCCCCATAAACCATTAAtgtcaaattataaatatatacaaaaaatacatagTTTACCACATTTACTATTAAGTTATATTAACACAAAAtggaattattataatttgccctatactttttttaataaattatttcctGTGCATctttaaaacaatttcttaaactaataaatattgccaaattattaaaaaatatacaaaattaaatacaaTATAACACTTAACCCTAACCTACACATGGGTTCCACAAACACAACataaaaatcatataaaaaatatgcaaaattaTGCAGAAATacaataattatacatatatttttttatattttatttattatattatttaattattcttATAGCCCCCAAAATTATGGCCAAAAGTCATTTATCCCCAATAGACACTTTTTTAACACATATCAatcattattactattcCTGGAATAATCCCTCTCTTCgagtaataaataattatacacTTTCCTCTTTgctttttttcgtttttctcttaaatattgtttttgaGATCGTTTACCAAatccaaataatgaatactaatataaaaattgtaatcgtatatacattttttgataatcccatataaagaattacaaaaataaattttaaagattatatttttaaattcctttttatttaccttaTAAGCAAATTCCAAGAAAATAGGTATGgcaacaaatataaatgtaattGGAATTAACGTAACTTTTATTGAAAAACTTCGTGGATAAACTGGGAGGAGTGGAAAACGATAACAtccttcttttttttcatagcatagatttataaaattataataatcagttgataatatagataataTTTGACTATATAAACTGTCTTCAGTATCagtatcattattattcttattaaagagtatttcatattttttagcaAACTTTTTGGCATCATCCAAACATTGTGTGCAATCTGGTTTGTCTCCATCAAATTCATTATACATGTTACATAACGATTTAAATgcatcataaaatatagatatatctTTAATATCCTTATTCATCAAAAATAGTTTTCTACTTATAAAATCCATATAACTCTTATAAGCATTAGTATTAGTATCTTTTATagatttaatataattaccATCGTcatttatacatttattataaaatttcattACGTTGCCGTTTTGGCCATCACCCTTTAGTCttaacatataaattaacCATATCACAATGTAATGGACAATATCGGTATTACTTTTTGCATTAATCGATGACGAAGAAGAATCccataaattttgtttaaataaCCAAAATGATATAGCATTAACTTTATCAATATCATTATCACAACATTTGTTAGTGAAAAagtttttgaaatattcatcatcattaaatttatagttTCCATTATCTAATTGATCGGGAAAATCATTCCATACATTATTGAACCTTTGACACTAAgaaaacaattaaaaataattattaaacatgtgtattattaaaacaaagttaatgatatttatatatagtacaatatcaaaaaatgcatataccATAAGCTCAGCcattataatgaaattttatttttgatttgtAAATTGAGTGGGATCATGCTGTTTTATATACACTGCACCAAATATGTGACACAAATACTTTATCCTTATATATGGCAACTGTCTGTAGTTAaatgtattataattttctcaataattaaattagtatagaataacaaaataatattattactaaaGAAGCGCTCTGTTTCTTTTTATGATAATTGGCTATATTGCATTAAATATAAGGTTGGATATACACTTTTcctgtatgcatatatgatgcattttatacaaaaaatattatttttactaaaaTGTGGTATGgctttattataaaaatgcatatacttttataatgaatttaaaCCATATTTCCTTATACTTATGttttaacataaaaaatctATAGCATACCCTTTTTTAGTAGAATATTTTCTAAAGCATAAGTGctgaataaatttaaaaagttaagAAATAtcctattattataatcattaaaagtatataaatagatatttaataagatagattaaatatttatatacttgtttcttataatatataatatagttTTTTTCTAAAGTTATagaatttacaaaataaattgagtatgcataattttaatattgattttatttaatatatataaactcataaccaattttaataaatacaataactttatttttattcctatatactcaatttaaaaatatatcttatttggtaattttataatatattttacgcaccttttatactatttaaAACGACAATTAGCACTAAACCCGTATTTGTTGAGCTATTTATAATCTTAATTAATTCTTTGAATgcatattgtttttaaaataatacttaGCAAATATTAGTTTATAACACATAAATAACTATTGATGCAAGTTTAAAGTATAATTGAAAACTAAGTGGAATTAGGCTGTTATATCACCCTTTGTTAGGGGAGAgataaaagatatattttctcttttaatatataattatttgataaatgCTTTGTATTGTTCATTTCTATCTTATTTATTCTAATTTTCTAATTGTCAATGTGTATACATTcagataatttattaaaaaatttatattttattaattatatgata
This sequence is a window from Plasmodium chabaudi chabaudi strain AS genome assembly, chromosome: 7. Protein-coding genes within it:
- a CDS encoding CIR protein — encoded protein: MENSSYDIGDVYRDIYAIEDYFYVMDDGEIRVDIAHESILQYCNYKNNSVTYDCNDYFQLTSCGFIYLLKTLKDNYKLEDDKLAEYVILWLSYKLNTVKDKCATNLNEIYTSYIETNNYYNKNIKDGDTTTYKDIIDKKKDLMNMDIKEISKFNGLFSILFYLYYLFHGERLDCQQIWELAKNFADILEELNEDSNNKGKSLHTQILSTLLDDYNNLINKYGNKCSIFQSFPELTPKNKPVESSLQTSEGASSSSSMLNTVIPVLSTFSVISLFLGVAYKYSLFGFGKRSQKQYLREKRKKIKRKEYNYILFDESDYSRNSNNY
- a CDS encoding CIR protein, which codes for MAELMCQRFNNVWNDFPDQLDNGNYKFNDDEYFKNFFTNKCCDNDIDKVNAISFWLFKQNLWDSSSSSINAKSNTDIVHYIVIWLIYMLRLKGDGQNGNVMKFYNKCINDDGNYIKSIKDTNTNAYKSYMDFISRKLFLMNKDIKDISIFYDAFKSLCNMYNEFDGDKPDCTQCLDDAKKFAKKYEILFNKNNNDTDTEDSLYSQILSILSTDYYNFINLCYEKKEGCYRFPLLPVYPRSFSIKVTLIPITFIFVAIPIFLEFAYKYSLFGFGKRSQKQYLREKRKKAKRKVYNYLLLEERDYSRNSNND